One window of the Deltaproteobacteria bacterium genome contains the following:
- the cobO gene encoding cob(I)yrinic acid a,c-diamide adenosyltransferase produces MPKKGLIIVFTGDGKGKTTAAMGMAFRAVGHGLSTLMIQFIKGSMHYGELEAAKRLAPHFKILPMGRGFVRPGRGGADPEDIRAVREAWDYFLEEMGSGTYDMIILDEINYAVKFGLISVDEVLEGLRKRPPGLHLVLTGRDARKEVVEMADLATEMREIKHSFQEGIKAQQGIEY; encoded by the coding sequence ATGCCGAAAAAGGGGCTCATCATCGTTTTTACGGGTGACGGCAAGGGTAAGACCACCGCCGCTATGGGAATGGCCTTCCGGGCCGTGGGGCACGGCCTATCGACCCTGATGATCCAGTTTATCAAGGGATCCATGCATTACGGAGAACTGGAAGCCGCCAAGAGATTGGCACCCCATTTCAAGATCCTTCCAATGGGAAGGGGATTTGTCCGTCCAGGACGGGGGGGGGCGGATCCAGAAGACATCCGGGCCGTGAGGGAGGCCTGGGACTATTTCCTGGAAGAGATGGGTTCAGGGACCTATGACATGATCATCCTGGACGAGATCAACTATGCCGTGAAATTCGGACTCATTTCCGTAGATGAGGTCCTGGAAGGTCTTCGGAAAAGGCCCCCCGGGCTGCATCTTGTCTTGACCGGGAGAGACGCCCGTAAAGAGGTCGTGGAGATGGCGGACCTGGCTACGGAGATGCGGGAAATCAAGCATTCCTTTCAGGAGGGAATCAAGGCCCAGCAGGGTATTGAGTACTGA